A portion of the Melanotaenia boesemani isolate fMelBoe1 chromosome 2, fMelBoe1.pri, whole genome shotgun sequence genome contains these proteins:
- the LOC121648191 gene encoding serine/threonine-protein kinase/endoribonuclease IRE1-like yields MDWTVSNQTLVCCILTLLCYAGLPLKGVCSASTVSLPESLLFVSTLDGNLHAVSKKSGSIKWTLKEDPVLQVPTHVAEPAFLPDPNDGSLYSLGGKNNEGLTKLPFTIPELVQASPCRSSDGILYMGKKQDLWYVVDLLTGEKQQTLTSSFAEMLCPSSSLLYLGRTEYTITMYDTKSRELRWNATYSDYASTLPDDDTKYKMAHFVSNGDGLVVTVDSETGDVQWVQNYNSPVVAMYIWQREGLRKVPHTNVAVETLRYLTFMSGEVGRITQWKYPFPKEKKPKNKFMATLYVGKYSTSLYASPSLVHDGVTVVPRGSTFPLLEGPDSQETEEDKECVITPSTSVKFNAALRERNRINYMRNYLLLIGHHETPPEAHTKILEKFPDSFPRNQGNVIPPTTDKKVEEKVNDSGMDDGPPSAVPETSIQEPGTSGRIVRPEALVDSMLKDMATIIFSTFLLAGWLAFVIIYPKSVHKQQQLQHQEFQRQMEERLELLQRQQPFSAADVGLGLASDSDFLEVARTRSDCSDHSSPNVTPRASNHSNMSVSELGSLTNEHEDGEEESSIVRVGNITFHPKQVLGHGAEGTIVYKGQFDNRPVAVKRILPECFSFADREVQLLRESDEHPNVIRYFCTERDRQFQYIAIELCAASLQEYVEKKDFNRHGLEPVMLLQQTMSGLTHLHSLNIVHRDLKPHNILVSMPNAHGRVRAMISDFGLCKKLAVGRHSFSRRSGVPGTEGWIAPEVLSEDCKHNPTCAVDIFSAGCVFYYVVSQGSHPFGKSLQRQANILLGTYSLDYLQSDKHGDIVARDLIEQMLSMDPHRRPSAESVLKHPFFWSLEKELQFFQDVSDRIEKEPLDGPIVRQLERGGRAVVKSDWREHITVPLQTDLRKFRSYKGGSVRDLLRAMRNKKHHYRELPAEVQETLGSIPDDFVSYFTSRFPHLLMHTYLAMRTCAPERPFLPYYSAAVQLSKTHTQCVHGPQRLNEPCSQHLPTHASQSPLQPQEPSHSFPSVQICSTAIAESALSSPDEPVSSQFPVQTVEPVLPTQIDLNPTFASELPTVPLRQRESCQPDVPTLSDTPTLDKKLV; encoded by the exons ATGGACTGGACAGTGAGCAATCAGACTCTGGTGTGCTGCATTTTAACGTTGCTTTGCTACGCTGGTCTCCCACTTAAG GGGGTTTGCAGTGCCAGCACAGTTTCCCTTCCTGAAAGCTTGCTGTTTGTGTCTACCTTGGATGGAAACTTGCATGCCGTCAGCAAGAAATCTGGCTCTATCAAATGGACTCTGAAAGAAG ATCCAGTTCTTCAGGTCCCCACACATGTAGCAGA GCCTGCATTTCTGCCTGACCCCAATGATGGCAGTCTGTACTCTCTGGGAGGAAAGAACAACGAAGGCCTCACA AAATTACCGTTCACTATCCCTGAGTTGGTCCAGGCCTCCCCCTGTCGCAGCTCTGATGGAATCCTTTACATGG GTAAGAAGCAGGACTTGTGGTATGTGGTTGACTTGTTGACTGGTGAGAAACAACAGACTCTGACTTCCTCCTTTGCTGAGATGCTGTGTCCCTCTTCATCTCTTCTCTATCTGGGACGCACAG AGTACACCATCACCATGTATGACACCAAGAGCAGAGAGCTTCGCTGGAATGCCACCTACTCAGACTACGCCTCCACCCTTCCTGATGATGACACCAAATATA AGATGGCTCATTTTGTGTCCAATGGCGACGGACTTGTGGTGACTGTAGACAGCGAAACTGGAGACGTTCAGTGGGTCCAGAACTACAACTCTCCAGTGGTGGCAATGTATATCTGGCAGCGCGAGGGTCTCCGTAAAGTTCCCCATACTAATGTGGCTGTGGAAACCCTGCGGTACCTCACTTTCATGTCTGGAGAGGTTGGCCGCATCACTCAGTGGAAATATCCATTTCCAAAGGAGAAGAAGCCCAAGAACAAAttcat ggCCACTTTATATGTGGGCAAATACTCCACAAGCCTGTATGCATCTCCCTCTCTGGTGCATGATGGTGTTACTGTTGTG CCTCGTGGCAGCACCTTCCCCCTGCTGGAAGGCCCTGATAGCCAAGAGACAGAAGAGGACAAGGAGTGTGTCATCACACCAAGCACAAGTGTGAAATTCAACGCTGCTCTCCGAGAGCGAAACCGGATCAACTATATGAGGAACTACCTGCTTCTCATAG GTCATCATGAAACGCCCCCCGAAGCTCACACCAAGATTCTGGAGAAGTTTCCTGACAGCTTCCCTCGCAATCAAGGCAACGTCATCCCACCTACTACTGACAAGAAAGTAGAAGag AAGGTCAATGATAGCGGTATGGATGATGGGCCACCTTCAGCTGTGCCTGAAACATCGATCCAAGAACCTGGAACAAGTGGTCGCATTGTGCGTCCAGAGGCTCTTGTGGATTCGATGCTCAAAGACATGGCCACCATTATCTTCTCCACTTTCCTCCTTGCTGGCTGGCTGGCCTTTGTTATTATCTACCCCAAA AGTGTGcataaacagcagcagctgcagcaccaGGAGTTCCAGAGACAGATGGAGGAGAGGTTGGAGCTGCTCCAGAGGCAGCAGCCCTTCTCCGCTGCAGATGTGGGCCTGGGCTTAGCTTCAGACAGCGACTTCCTGGAGGTGGCTCGCACTCGCTCGGATTGCTCAGACCACAGCAGCCCCAATGTCACCCCCCGCGCATCCAACCACTCCAATATGTCTGTGTCAGAACTGGGGAGCTTGACCAATGAGCATGAAGATGGAG AAGAGGAGTCCAGTATTGTCCGAGTGGGCAACATAACTTTCCATCCCAAACAGGTCTTGGGGCATGGTGCTGAAGGAACCATTGTGTACAA GGGCCAGTTTGACAACCGTCCAGTGGCAGTGAAGAGAATCCTCCCAGAGTGCTTCAGCTTTGCAGACCGAGAGGTTCAGCTGCTGAGGGAGTCTGATGAGCACCCAAATGTCATCCGATACTTCTGTACTGAGAGGGACCGTCAGTTCCAGTACATTGCCATCGAGCTGTGTGCTGCCTCTCTTCAGGAG tatgtggaaaaaaaggatTTCAATCGTCATGGACTTGAACCTGTGATGCTTCTTCAGCAGACCATGTCAGGACTGACCCATCTACACTCTCTCAATATTG TCCACAGAGACCTGAAACCCCACAACATTCTTGTGTCCATGCCAAACGCCCACGGCCGGGTCCGGGCTATGATTTCCGACTTTGGTCTGTGTAAGAAGCTCGCAGTGGGTCGCCACAGTTTCAGTAGAAGGTCTGGAGTTCCAGGCACAGAGGGCTGGATCGCTCCAGAGGTTCTCAGTGAGGACTGTAAACACAATCCG ACCTGCGCAGTTGACATCTTCTCTGCTGGTTGTGTCTTCTACTACGTGGTGTCGCAGGGAAGCCATCCTTTTGGCAAGTCTCTGCAGAGGCAAGCAAATATTCTACTGGGCACCTACAGCCTCGACTATCTGCAGAGTGACAAACATG GGGATATTGTAGCCAGAGATCTAATAGAGCAGATGTTGAGCATGGATCCCCACAGACGGCCTTCAGCTGAAAGTGTTCTCAAACATCCTTTCTTCTGGAGTCTGGAGAAAGAGCTGCAGTTCTTTCAG GATGTGAGTGACAGAATAGAAAAGGAGCCTTTGGACGGACCAATTGTAAGACAGCTAGAGCGAGGTGGGAGGGCTGTTGTCAAGAGCGACTGGAGAGAGCACATCACTGTTCCACTGCAGACAG ATCTGCGGAAATTTCGTTCGTATAAGGGTGGGTCAGTCAGAGACCTGCTGCGTGCGATGAGAAACAAG AAACATCATTACAGAGAGTTGCCTGCTGAGGTGCAGGAGACTCTGGGCTCCATCCCTGATGACTTTGTCTCCTACTTTACGTCCCGCTTTCCTCACCTACTGATGCACACCTATCTGGCCATGCGGACCTGTGCTCCTGAGAGGCCATTCCTGCCTTATTACTCTGCTGCAGTGCAGCTTTCCAAAACGCATACCCAGTGTGTTCATGGGCCACAAAGACTAAATGAACCATGTTCTCAACACCTGCCAACACATGCATCACAATCTCCGTTACAGCCGCAGGAACCTTCACATTCATTCCCTTCTGTTCAGATCTGTAGCACAGCAATTGCTGAATCAGCACTGTCATCACCAGATGAGCCTGTATCTTCACAGTTTCCAGTTCAGACAGTAGAGCCCGTACTGCCAACACAGATCGACTTGAACCCTACATTTGCCTCAGAATTGCCTACAGTTCCTCTCAGGCAAAGAGAGTCCTGTCAGCCTGACGTGCCCACACTGTCTGATACTCCTACACTGGACAAGAAACTGGTGTGA
- the tex2 gene encoding testis-expressed protein 2 — translation MMSSKGSSSKGSGQHADTPPLRPSPGPKLQVQRSHSRDTITIHFSALGKEEEDEEEELYGVPTGSATAKSVLDGAGGLGGVATGAEEGCVAPGMEAKEELLFELAGVEASSGAAVLPVSSTTLSVQPLDSQLHTPSPSMPIIPISTHTQLTSTPPASSSWPSDRPTNPPSTSSSSSSPCKSAALSSSKPFLSLVRSLSNDIESRETGPAISSAAPSHARHRHLMKSFVKSLSTDTSKAEHQEGPLHHYPQHQQVQLSHRPPPRNMQLFKQFSQPRLSSCPVTVTQAGGDSKTAPSSPIMSPDGRSFFKVQEVEAKIEDTKRRLSEVMSDPLQLFSKIMGDESGVGSAGGGAHRAKSLSSSASELSGVTAVNGHAETNNNYSIKEEGAEVEEEEETPTGKAPDSLLTDFFSFPSLALAPALTQTSSSGLHKSPSLTLGRCSMSALVARQEDEDFCELYSEDFELCTDTETPDGDQSVSRQPHTGSTGLCSEFDTEEDKAEEEVENVPVTGLIFFTQLVYWYLVLPVPPCVCAVLHGIVTGFILALLVLWLSSPRRSSSGTRIERRRIELWNVAQLDIKEPGIFKGWMNEIHSYDPEMYHATLTHSVYVRLEGSVLRLSKPNRNISRRATHNEPKPDVTYISQKIYDLTDSKIYLMPQSLARKRVWNKKYPICIELAKQEDFMSKAQGEKSESGEDKSTGLGETVERTDKAERAEGSTLTEEPKRPTSGGGDLTIYLFGRTGREKEEWFQRFLLASRMKSGGRGGSLSGFCKSAFLPSHSRSGSTQSVGGLEADSRSSSRGSQEELSQPRHRETPASLSCGSTGGMKQKMLLDYNVYMAKYVNPQAPPRSPAESPGNSPESSPKTTKKLHRSSEVTAEPEAWVNAFLGRTFWDFLGEKYWANVVSKKIQMKLSKIRLPYVMNELTLTELDMGFSIPKILHASKPSVDHQGLWFDLELSYSGSFLMTLETKLNLARLGKEGEGLGEHGKEWPRPRTYCLADSDEESSSAGSSDEEDPPELLSDKPTLPGAEGYVGGHRPSKIMRFVDKIAKSKYFQKATETEFIKKKMEEVSNTPLLLTVEVQECRGTLAVNIPPPPTDRIWYGFRSPPHLELKARPKLGEREVTLVHVTEWIEKKLDQEFQKIFVMPNMDDIWLPIMHSAMDPRSDASLMTVTNDTLKDPEQEDSEVSDV, via the exons ATGATGAGCAGTAAGGGCAGCAGCAGTAAGGGAAGTGGCCAGCATGCTGACACTCCACCCCTTCGCCCCTCCCCTGGACCCAAGCTGCAGGTTCAGCGTTCCCACTCTCGCGACACTATCACCATACACTTCTCTGCTCTggggaaggaggaagaagatgaggaagaagagctaTATGGGGTGCCGACTGGATCAGCTACAGCTAAGTCTGTCCTCGACGGTGCAGGGGGGCTTGGAGGTGTAGCTACAGGGGCAGAAGAGGGCTGTGTTGCCCCAGGCATGGAGGCAAAAGAGGAGCTGCTGTTTGAATTAGCTGGTGTGGAGGCCTCCTCTGGAGCTGCTGTACTGCCTGTCTCATCCACGACACTGTCTGTGCAACCGTTAGACTCCCAGCTACACACACCCTCTCCCTCCATGCCTATTATCCCTATCTCCACCCACACCCAGTTGACTTCCACCCCTCCAGCTAGCTCCTCATGGCCCTCTGACAGACCAACCAATCCTCCATCTACAAGTTCCAGCTCCTCTTCCCCTTGCAAGTCTGCAGCATTGTCATCCTCCAAGCCTTTTCTCAGCCTTGTTCGGTCTTTGTCTAATGACATTGAATCTCGAGAAACCGGCCCTGCGATTTCCAGTGCCGCACCGTCACATGCACGTCATAGACACTTAATGAAATCTTTTGTTAAGTCGCTGTCCACGGACACATCTAAAGCAGAACACCAGGAAGGGCCCCTTCATCACTATCCTCAACATCAGCAAGTGCAACTCTCTCATCGGCCTCCACCTCGTAACATGCAGCTCTTCAAACAGTTCTCCCAGCCTCGGTTATCCTCTTGCCCTGTCACTGTCACTCAAGCAGGAGGCGACTCCAAAACAGCCCCCTCCTCCCCCATCATGTCTCCAGATGGTAGGTCCTTCTTTAAAGTCCAAGAGGTGGAGGCCAAGATTGAGGACACCAAGCGACGACTTTCAGAGGTGATGTCAGATCCCCTGCAGCTTTTTAGTAAGATTATGGGGGACGAGTCTGGTGTGGGATCTGCTGGAGGTGGCGCCCATCGTGCCAAATCGCTCTCTTCCAGTGCATCAGAGCTCAGTGGAGTGACAGCAGTAAACGGACATGCAGAAACTAACAACAATTATAGTATCAAGGAGGAGGGAGCTGAagtggaagaagaggaagaaaccCCAACAGGAAAGGCCCCTGACTCTCTTCTGAcagattttttctctttcccttCACTGGCACTAGCTCCAGCTCTCACCCAGACCTCATCATCAGGTCTCCACAAATCTCCTTCTCTCACGCTGGGCCGCTGCTCCATGTCCGCCCTGGTAGCTCGACAGGAAGACGAGGACTTCTGTGAACTCTACAGTGAAGACTTTGAGTTGTGTACTGATACAGAGACTCCAGATGGGGATCAGTCCGTGTCCCGGCAGCCCCATACTGGCAGCACTGGTTTGTGTAGTGAATTTGATACAGAGGAAGATAAGGCAGAGGAGGAAGTGGAGAATGTGCCCGTGACTGGCCTCATATTTTTCACACAGTTGGTATATTGGTACTTAGTCCTTCCAGTGCCTCCATGCGTATGTGCTGTGTTGCATGGGATTGTAACTGGGTTCATTCTGGCTTTGCTGGTTCTTTGGCTATCTTCTCCTCGACGCTCCTCATCAGGGACCAGAATTGAGAGGAGGAGGATAGAGCTGTGGAATGTGGCTCAGCTGGATATTAAAGAACCAGGAATATTCAAG GGCTGGATGAATGAAATCCACAGCTACGACCCAGAGATGTACCACGCCACCCTGACCCATTCTGTTTACGTCCGGTTAGAGGGCTCAGTCCTACGTCTGTCCAAGCCCAACCGAAACATCTCCCGCCGTGCCACACACAACGAGCCCAAACCTGACGTCACTTACATCAGCCAGAAGATCTACGATCTGACTGACAGCAAG ATCTACCTGATGCCCCAGAGCTTGGCTAGAAAGCGAGTTTGGAACAAGAAGTATCCCATCTGCATTGAGCTGGCCAAGCAGGAGGACTTTATGTCTAAGGCTCAGGGAGAGAAATCAGAATCTGGGGAGGACAAATCAACAGGTCTGGGTGAGACGGTAGAACGAACAGACAAAGCTGAGAGAGCTGAAGGCTCAACATTAACAGAGGAACCCAAAAGACCAACTTCTGGGGGAGGGGATCTGACAATCTACTTATTTGGGAGGACTGGTCGGGAAAAGGAAGAATGGTTCCAGAGATTCCTTCTGGCGTCCAGAATGAAGTCAGGGGGAAGAGGTGGCAGTCTCTCTGGCTTCTGCAAGAGTG CCTTCTTGCCCTCCCACAGTCGCAGTGGCAGCACCCAGTCTGTTGGCGGCCTGGAGGCtgacagcaggagcagcagcaggggaAGCCAGGAGGAGCTGTCTCAGCCTCGTCACAGAGAGACCCCCGCTTCTCTGTCCTGTGGCTCCACTGGAGGGATGAAGCAGAAGATGCTTTTGGACTATAATGTCTACATGGCTAAATATGTTAACCCTCAGGCACCACCAAGAAGCCCCGCTGAGAGCCCTGGAAACAGCCCTGAGAGCAGCCCTAAAACTACCAAAAAG TTGCACAGAAGTTCAGAGGTCACTGCAGAGCCGGAGGCCTGGGTCAATGCTTTTCTAGGAAGGACATTCTGGGACTTCCTGGGAGAGAAGTACTGGGCCAATGTGGTCTCCAAAAAGATCCAAATGAAGCTCAGTAAGATCAGG cTGCCATATGTGATGAATGAGCTGACTTTAACGGAGTTAGACATGGGATTTTCCATTCCTAAGATCCTCCATGCCTCCAAACCCTCTGTGGACCACCAAG GCCTGTGGTTTGATCTGGAGCTCTCGTACTCGGGCTCCTTCCTCATGACACTAGAGACCAAGCTGAACCTGGCCCGTCTGGGTAAAGAAGGCGAGGGGCTTGGAGAGCATGGGAAAGAATG GCCAAGGCCACGGACATACTGTCTGGCAGACAGCGATGAGGAGTCGTCCAGTGCAGGCTCATCAGATGAAGAGGATCCCCCAGAACTCCTCAGTGATAAGCCTACTCTGCCTGGAGCTGAGGG CTATGTAGGAGGCCACAGACCCAGCAAGATCATGCGCTTTGTGGACAAAATAGCCAAGTCCAAGTATTTCCAGAAGGCCACAGAGACTGAGTTCATtaagaagaagatggaggaggtaTCCAACACACCCCTGCTCCTCACTGTTGAGGTGCAAGAGTGCCGGGGGACACTGGCTGTCAACATCCCACCTCCCCCCACAGACAGAATATG GTATGGTTTCCGAAGTCCTCCTCATCTGGAGCTGAAAGCTCGGCCTAAACTCGGTGAAAGGGAGGTCACTCTGGTTCATGTAACGGAGTGGATTGAGAAGAAGCTGGATCAGGAGTTCCAG AAAATCTTTGTGATGCCAAACATGGATGACATATGGCTACCCATAATGCACTCTGCCATGGATCCACGTTCAGATGCCAGCTTGATGACTGTAACAAATGATACCTTGAAGGATCCAGAACAGGAGGATTCTGAGGTCTCTGATGTGTGA